One part of the Carassius gibelio isolate Cgi1373 ecotype wild population from Czech Republic chromosome B6, carGib1.2-hapl.c, whole genome shotgun sequence genome encodes these proteins:
- the ephx4 gene encoding epoxide hydrolase 4: protein MARLLHNLLLLTVGLTLKIRVMGYWSLIYGYCALCTCVALLKLGWNIILRPSTTFQWTVRETPPACLNDTSLGTHCYVRIKESGLRFHYVAAGERGKPLMLFLHGFPEFWFSWRHQLREFKSEFRVVAVDMRGYGESDLPSSTESYRLDYLVTDIKDIVEYLGYNRCFLVGHDWGGIIAWLCAIHYPEMVTKLIVLNSPHPCVFTDYALHHPSQMLKSSYYFFFQLPYFPELMLSINDFKALKSLFTSRSTGISCKGRWLTTEDLEAYLHALSQPGALTGALNYFRNVFSVLPLSQSEVKSPVLLLWGERDAFLEQDMAEACRLYIRNHFRLNIISGASHWLQQDQPDIVNTLIWTFIKEGEGRKNYRNL, encoded by the exons ATGGCGAGACTGCTTCATAACTTGCTGTTGTTGACAGTCGGGCTGACGCTGAAGATCAGAGTTATGGGATACTGGTCTCTCATCTATGGATACTGCGCGCTGTGCACCTGCGTAGCGCTGCTCAAACTTGGCTGGAATATCATCCTACGACCGTCAACAACCTTTCAGTGGACGGTTCGTGAGACACCCCCCGCGTGCCTGAATGACACGTCCTTGGGAACCCACTGTTATGTTAGAATTAAG GAGTCTGGACTCAGATTTCACTATGTTGCTGCTGGAGAACGAGGAAAGCCACTTATGCTGTTTCTGCATGGATTCCCAGAGTTTTG GTTCTCCTGGCGTCACCAGCTGAGGGAATTTAAGAGCGAGTTCCGTGTTGTTGCGGTGGATATGCGAGGCTACGGGGAGTCTGACCTGCCCTCCTCCACCGAGAGCTACAGACTGGACTACCTTGTCACCGATATCAAGGACATTGTGGAGTATCTGG GATACAACAGATGTTTTCTCGTGGGGCATGACTGGGGTGGCATCATCGCATGGCTCTGTGCAATTCACTACCCCGAAATGGTGACAAAACTCATAGTGCTGAACAGCCCTCACCCCTGTGTGTTCACTG ATTATGCCCTTCATCACCCCAGTCAGATGCTCAAGTCAAGCTACTACTTTTTTTTCCAGTTGCCATATTTCCCAGAGCTAATGCTCTCCATCAATGATTTCAAG GCGCTGAAGAGTCTGTTTACCAGCCGCAGCACAGGTATCAGTTGTAAGGGCCGCTGGCTCACCACAGAAGACCTCGAAGCATACCTCCATGCCCTCTCACAGCCAGGGGCCCTCACTGGGGCCCTCAACTACTTCAGAAATGTCTTCAG TGTCCTCCCACTGAGTCAGAGTGAGGTGAAGTCTCCCGTATTGCTGCTGTGGGGAGAGCGAGACGCCTTTCTGGAGCAGGACATGGCCGAGGCCTGCCGCCTGTACATCAGAAACCATTTCCGCCTCAACATCATCTCTGGAGCCAGTCACTGGCTTCAACAAGATCAGCCCGACATCGTCAACACACTCATATGGACTTTCATCAAGGAGGGAGAAGGTCGGAAGAACTACAGGAACTTATAA